One genomic segment of Marinitoga piezophila KA3 includes these proteins:
- a CDS encoding glycosyltransferase — MKIVLVGNKKFNVYGGYEKVILTIFNYLKNNLDDFTFYFLISLSHNQKFEIIKDFSKFNIEKFSDYNSKYIYKFFYYSKLMKNFILNTEFLLNFNSTKLYFKKYHKEEPDIILVTNPFYINTIYKIRNEFFINTKIIYWDHGDLNFYVKRFEKDIFRRILLERILINNIKKADAHFAISTGIKNYIQSYDPYSKVYTIFNPSSVNNNRIIKKSKTPIFTYIGRLDDKVKNLSFMFKGLSLIKKKWKLKIIGTGPDERKLKKIAKKLKIDSKIEWYGFQKDPYSILENEGVSALLLTSKSEGLPMVLIEAISNGIPVISSNCKTGPEDIIINGVNGYLFEEGNLDDFVNLLSKVITDKIKIASRDKIKETAKKFSEELVCKNFLNILKDISNKNC, encoded by the coding sequence TTGAAAATAGTTTTAGTTGGAAATAAAAAATTTAATGTTTATGGTGGATATGAAAAAGTAATTTTAACTATTTTTAATTATCTAAAAAATAATTTAGATGATTTTACTTTTTATTTTTTAATTTCGTTATCTCACAATCAAAAGTTTGAAATAATTAAAGATTTTTCTAAATTTAATATTGAAAAATTTTCTGATTATAACAGTAAATATATTTACAAGTTTTTCTATTATTCTAAATTAATGAAAAATTTTATTCTGAATACAGAATTTTTGTTAAATTTTAACAGTACAAAACTTTATTTTAAAAAATATCATAAAGAAGAACCAGATATTATATTAGTAACCAATCCTTTTTACATTAATACTATTTATAAAATAAGAAATGAATTTTTCATCAATACTAAAATTATTTATTGGGACCATGGAGATTTAAATTTTTATGTAAAAAGATTTGAAAAAGATATATTCAGAAGAATATTATTGGAAAGAATTCTTATTAATAATATTAAAAAAGCTGATGCACATTTTGCTATTTCTACAGGAATTAAAAATTATATACAATCATATGATCCTTATTCAAAAGTTTATACAATCTTTAATCCCAGTTCTGTTAATAATAACAGAATCATAAAAAAATCTAAAACACCTATATTTACTTATATTGGAAGACTTGATGATAAAGTTAAAAATTTAAGTTTTATGTTTAAAGGATTATCTTTAATAAAAAAGAAATGGAAATTAAAAATTATTGGAACAGGACCTGATGAAAGAAAATTAAAAAAAATTGCTAAAAAACTTAAAATAGATTCTAAAATTGAGTGGTATGGATTTCAAAAAGATCCTTACTCTATTTTAGAGAATGAAGGTGTTTCTGCATTGTTATTAACTTCAAAATCTGAAGGATTACCTATGGTTCTTATTGAAGCTATATCAAATGGAATACCTGTTATTTCATCAAATTGTAAAACAGGGCCAGAGGATATAATTATTAATGGTGTAAACGGTTATTTATTTGAAGAAGGAAATTTAGATGATTTTGTAAACTTACTTTCTAAAGTAATAACTGATAAAATAAAAATAGCATCAAGAGATAAAATAAAAGAAACTGCAAAGAAATTTTCTGAAGAATTAGTCTGTAAAAATTTTTTAAATATATTGAAAGATATTTCAAATAAAAATTGTTAA
- a CDS encoding glycosyltransferase family 2 protein: protein MDLSIIIPAYNLENYIENTLNSIINQNDNYLDLFEIIVVDDGSKDKTYDRALNLLSKKNNINYKIFKKQNGGVSSARNFGLKKASGKYVMFLDGDDYIATDFLEKIFKTFNYDDYDIIFWKYDIVDEKNNIVLKYDDVYTFPKNSSMLDGLNILNEILINKNLWIWTGSIIYKKDFLLQNNLKFFENCIYGEDLEFIFKSLTHAKRGFFINSVLSYYLQRKNSITKSYNIRRFDNIYAFLRTAEYMEKVNNNKFKKIIKYLKYDLLIEHFFQNYDLLYYSFLKNKESKSFFSIIKKEYNNLFDITLKIIPYYIGDKKRIKFRSFLYSKSIKLYTLLLRINFYIKKY from the coding sequence ATGGATTTATCAATAATAATTCCTGCTTATAACTTAGAAAATTATATCGAAAATACGTTAAATTCTATAATTAATCAAAATGATAATTATTTAGATTTATTTGAAATTATTGTTGTAGATGATGGTTCTAAAGATAAAACTTATGATCGTGCTTTAAATTTATTATCTAAAAAAAACAATATTAATTATAAAATTTTTAAAAAACAAAATGGTGGAGTTAGTTCTGCCAGAAATTTTGGTTTGAAAAAAGCTTCTGGTAAATATGTTATGTTTTTAGATGGTGATGATTATATTGCTACTGATTTTTTGGAAAAAATTTTTAAAACTTTCAATTATGACGATTACGATATTATATTCTGGAAATATGATATTGTCGATGAGAAAAATAATATTGTGTTAAAATATGATGATGTTTATACTTTTCCAAAAAATTCTTCTATGCTCGATGGATTAAATATTCTTAATGAAATTTTGATAAATAAAAATTTATGGATTTGGACAGGAAGTATAATATATAAAAAGGACTTTTTATTACAAAATAATTTAAAGTTTTTTGAAAATTGCATTTATGGTGAAGATTTAGAATTTATTTTTAAATCTTTAACTCATGCAAAAAGGGGTTTTTTTATTAATTCAGTTCTTTCTTATTATCTTCAAAGAAAAAATTCAATAACAAAATCCTATAATATTAGGAGATTTGATAATATATATGCATTTCTAAGAACAGCAGAATATATGGAAAAAGTAAACAACAACAAATTCAAAAAAATTATTAAATATTTAAAATATGATCTTCTTATTGAACATTTTTTTCAAAATTATGATTTATTATATTATAGCTTTTTAAAAAATAAAGAAAGCAAATCTTTTTTTTCGATAATAAAAAAAGAATATAATAACTTATTTGATATTACATTAAAAATAATCCCATATTATATTGGTGATAAAAAAAGAATAAAATTTAGATCTTTTTTATATAGTAAATCAATAAAATTATATACTTTATTACTTAGAATTAATTTTTATATAAAAAAATATTAA
- a CDS encoding oligosaccharide flippase family protein, whose product MGKSIKKNYFYNLSYQIFSIIAPLITAPYIARIFGPEKVGIYAFINTVVNYFILFGSFSINLFASRELAYYKNDIKKRSQIFWNLVLLNFINISASLSLFYLYLFIKKPEYISYYFIQSLLFFSYMFDITWLFSSQEEFGKIALRNFVVRIISIILLFTLIKEQSDLWKYFLINSLTPVIANISLWGFIKKYIIFVKPHIKKAYSYFPRVIKVFLPTIAISIYSMLDKLMLGIFSTKTQVGYYDYSQKLVRIPLAIITSITPIIMVRMAAEFKNNDINSVKIYFYKSFKFATFLSFYLFSMMYSVVPEFIPWFFGNNFFATIKLIQIISPIIIAIALGTTAGHQFLLSIGEENKLTLALFIGAGINFTLNLFLIPKYQAIGVSLASVIAECSITIILYLFVSKYLNVLNLIKNNWYYLVFSIFTIIVVRFIGNKMGVSIITNIIQVFVGSLIYIVFVILVDKEIRNYFIQFYNTRFKNKL is encoded by the coding sequence ATGGGAAAGTCTATTAAAAAAAATTATTTTTATAATTTATCATATCAAATTTTTTCTATAATAGCTCCTTTAATTACGGCACCTTATATTGCAAGAATATTTGGACCAGAAAAAGTAGGAATATATGCTTTTATAAATACGGTTGTTAATTATTTTATATTATTTGGAAGTTTTAGTATAAATCTTTTTGCCTCTAGAGAATTAGCTTATTATAAAAATGATATCAAAAAACGAAGTCAAATTTTTTGGAATCTTGTATTACTAAATTTTATAAATATTTCTGCTTCATTATCTTTATTTTATTTATATTTATTTATAAAAAAACCTGAATATATAAGTTATTATTTCATACAATCTTTATTGTTTTTTTCATATATGTTTGATATAACATGGTTGTTTTCTTCTCAAGAAGAATTTGGAAAGATTGCTTTGAGAAATTTTGTTGTCAGAATTATATCCATAATTTTACTTTTTACTTTGATAAAGGAGCAAAGTGATTTATGGAAGTATTTTTTGATAAATTCTTTGACGCCTGTGATTGCTAATATTTCTTTATGGGGATTTATAAAAAAATATATTATTTTTGTAAAACCACATATTAAAAAAGCTTATAGTTATTTTCCACGAGTGATAAAAGTATTTCTTCCAACAATTGCAATATCTATTTATTCTATGCTTGATAAATTGATGTTAGGTATTTTTAGTACTAAAACACAAGTTGGATATTATGATTATTCACAAAAATTAGTGAGAATTCCATTAGCTATTATTACAAGTATTACACCTATAATAATGGTGAGAATGGCTGCAGAATTTAAAAATAATGATATTAATTCTGTTAAAATATATTTTTACAAATCTTTTAAATTTGCTACTTTTCTTTCTTTTTATCTTTTCTCTATGATGTATTCAGTTGTTCCAGAATTTATACCTTGGTTTTTTGGAAATAATTTTTTTGCAACTATAAAATTAATTCAAATTATATCTCCTATTATAATAGCAATTGCGCTTGGAACAACTGCAGGACATCAATTTTTGTTATCAATAGGAGAAGAAAACAAATTAACTTTAGCCTTATTTATAGGGGCAGGAATTAATTTTACTCTAAATTTATTTTTGATTCCAAAATATCAAGCAATTGGTGTTTCCTTAGCTTCAGTAATAGCAGAATGTTCTATAACCATAATTTTATATTTATTTGTTTCTAAATACTTAAACGTCTTGAATTTAATAAAAAATAACTGGTATTATTTAGTATTTTCTATTTTCACAATAATAGTTGTAAGATTTATAGGAAACAAAATGGGAGTTTCTATAATCACTAATATAATTCAAGTTTTTGTGGGAAGTTTAATATACATAGTTTTTGTTATTTTAGTTGATAAAGAAATTAGGAATTATTTTATTCAATTTTATAATACTAGGTTTAAAAATAAGTTATGA
- a CDS encoding DUF2922 domain-containing protein → MAKKLRMSFVNSTDGKRKTIYLNDPKADLTDTEVQNAMDSFVGVFIPSGYEKDSATIVDTTTNELFDLIQ, encoded by the coding sequence ATGGCAAAAAAATTAAGAATGTCATTTGTAAATAGTACAGACGGAAAAAGAAAAACAATTTATCTCAATGATCCAAAAGCAGACTTAACAGATACAGAAGTACAAAATGCAATGGACTCATTTGTTGGAGTATTTATTCCTTCAGGATACGAAAAAGACAGCGCAACAATAGTTGATACAACAACCAATGAACTCTTTGATTTAATTCAATAA
- a CDS encoding DUF1659 domain-containing protein, translating to MATKLSAGEKVRIGFDYGLDANGKKIIKRKSFTIMPGATDDQVYTASNNFASLCEKPLLKIEKIENYELQA from the coding sequence ATGGCAACAAAATTAAGTGCAGGGGAAAAAGTTAGAATAGGGTTTGACTATGGATTAGACGCAAACGGAAAAAAGATTATTAAAAGAAAATCATTTACCATAATGCCAGGAGCAACAGATGATCAGGTTTACACAGCATCAAACAACTTTGCATCATTATGTGAAAAACCATTACTTAAAATTGAAAAAATAGAAAATTACGAATTACAGGCTTAA
- a CDS encoding sugar transferase has protein sequence MDNINIIQKRTVRRGFKKSIYGLILMVIDFLILTSLHFIPKISIFDRTDPYLIFISSGILIVIYIFKKMYYFESYLFWDELVNIIHSVTIYFFIMLLLAIAKNSYMDLFSLFTISIFFVLVDSVIRYIYRKILKKFNLLKTNVIILGTGELAQIVYDKIKEHPFTMYNFLGFLKTDFDKNNIVNENKVLGYIDEINTLIFNNEVEEILIAIPNLSKKELSNIVAKLERNVRKIKYIPDLYGLMSFSTHIQDLDGILAITAVQELLNPLNLMIKRIFDIVLSIIGIILTSPIFLIIAFLIKKEDGGPIFFKHKRIGKDLKEFEMYKFRSMYPDAEKRLQELLASDEKIREEWFKHFKLKNDPRITKIGKFLRKTSLDELPQLFNVLKGDMSLVGPRPVVRKEVELYYGEEVAKEVFSIKPGITGMWQANGRSDVEDYSERIALDLYYLRNWSLELDFIILLKTIKIVIDKKGAY, from the coding sequence ATGGATAATATAAATATAATTCAAAAAAGAACTGTAAGAAGAGGCTTCAAAAAATCAATATATGGTTTAATATTGATGGTTATTGATTTTTTAATCCTAACTTCTTTACATTTTATTCCTAAAATTTCAATATTTGACAGAACAGATCCTTATCTTATTTTTATTTCTTCAGGAATATTGATTGTAATATATATATTTAAAAAGATGTATTATTTTGAGAGTTATTTATTCTGGGATGAACTTGTTAATATTATCCATTCTGTAACTATATATTTTTTTATTATGTTGCTATTAGCAATAGCAAAAAATAGTTATATGGACTTGTTTAGTTTATTTACTATTTCAATATTTTTTGTACTTGTAGATTCAGTTATTAGATATATATATAGAAAAATTCTCAAAAAATTTAATCTTTTAAAAACTAATGTGATTATTTTAGGTACTGGAGAATTAGCTCAAATTGTATACGACAAAATAAAAGAACATCCTTTTACCATGTATAATTTTTTAGGATTCTTAAAAACAGATTTTGATAAAAATAACATTGTAAATGAAAATAAAGTTTTAGGTTATATCGATGAAATAAATACTTTAATTTTTAATAATGAAGTTGAAGAAATACTTATAGCTATTCCAAATTTATCAAAGAAAGAACTTTCTAATATTGTTGCCAAATTAGAGAGAAATGTTAGAAAAATAAAATATATTCCTGACTTATATGGTTTAATGAGTTTTTCAACACATATTCAAGATTTGGATGGAATTCTTGCAATTACTGCAGTTCAGGAATTATTAAATCCTTTAAATTTAATGATTAAAAGAATTTTTGATATTGTTTTATCAATAATTGGCATTATATTAACTTCTCCGATTTTTTTAATTATCGCTTTTTTGATTAAAAAAGAAGATGGTGGGCCAATATTTTTTAAACATAAAAGAATTGGTAAGGATTTAAAGGAATTTGAAATGTATAAATTCCGTTCTATGTATCCTGATGCTGAAAAAAGACTTCAAGAATTATTAGCCAGTGATGAAAAAATTAGAGAAGAATGGTTTAAACATTTTAAATTAAAGAATGATCCAAGAATTACAAAAATAGGAAAATTTTTAAGAAAAACTTCTCTTGATGAGTTACCTCAATTGTTTAATGTTTTGAAAGGTGATATGAGTTTAGTTGGACCAAGACCTGTAGTAAGAAAAGAAGTTGAACTGTATTATGGAGAAGAGGTTGCCAAAGAAGTTTTTTCTATAAAACCTGGAATTACTGGAATGTGGCAGGCAAACGGAAGAAGTGATGTCGAAGATTACAGTGAAAGAATTGCTCTTGATTTATATTATTTAAGAAATTGGTCTCTGGAATTAGATTTTATAATTCTCTTGAAGACTATAAAAATAGTGATTGATAAGAAAGGAGCATATTAA
- a CDS encoding glycosyltransferase: MKLLSISRNYFPEIGGIQIVAKEINKCFDSIALTYNYTNEKIYKVDNIEGTIVHRVPIFFEKGSVRISLNYRKALDKLSKDVDMILYHFASGQPELDIFINGKIQNKPNICFYHMDIAGRGTFGNLYNHIIVKTFLKNMDKIIVTSPNIIKTSPVLRDFKDKIEVVPLFVDTNHFYPRKDNVRNKFINNDEKLILYVGRFGRYKGLEYLIESLRFLPENYKLLLVGKGKKEKELKDLVKKYNFNNRVIFLNHVKYQDLPFYYSAADVFVLPSIDRGEAFGLVALEAMACGIPVITTELGTGTTYHNINGETGIHVPPKNSKEIANAVNTIVSQDWKNKKNDIIINRAKDFDIKVFQRKIKKILEV; encoded by the coding sequence TTGAAATTATTATCTATATCCAGAAATTATTTTCCAGAAATTGGCGGAATTCAAATTGTCGCAAAAGAAATAAACAAATGTTTTGATTCTATCGCTTTAACATATAACTATACTAATGAAAAAATATATAAAGTAGACAACATTGAGGGAACGATCGTGCATAGAGTTCCCATTTTTTTTGAGAAAGGTTCTGTAAGAATTTCTCTAAATTATAGAAAGGCTCTTGATAAATTATCAAAAGATGTTGATATGATTCTATATCATTTTGCCTCAGGACAGCCTGAATTAGATATTTTTATAAATGGTAAAATCCAAAATAAACCAAATATATGTTTTTATCATATGGATATTGCAGGAAGAGGAACTTTTGGAAATCTATATAATCATATAATAGTCAAAACTTTTCTTAAAAATATGGATAAAATAATAGTAACTTCTCCAAATATAATTAAGACTTCTCCAGTTTTAAGGGATTTTAAAGACAAGATAGAAGTTGTTCCTTTATTTGTTGATACAAATCATTTTTATCCTAGAAAAGATAATGTTAGAAATAAATTTATTAATAATGATGAAAAATTGATTTTGTATGTTGGAAGGTTTGGTAGATATAAAGGGCTTGAATATTTAATTGAATCTTTAAGATTTTTACCTGAAAATTATAAATTACTTTTAGTTGGTAAAGGTAAGAAAGAAAAAGAATTAAAGGATTTAGTAAAAAAGTATAATTTTAATAATAGAGTTATTTTTCTAAATCATGTTAAGTATCAGGATTTACCGTTTTATTATTCTGCGGCTGATGTTTTTGTTTTACCTTCTATTGATAGAGGTGAAGCTTTTGGATTAGTCGCACTTGAAGCAATGGCATGTGGAATACCTGTAATAACTACAGAATTAGGTACAGGAACTACATATCATAATATAAACGGAGAAACAGGTATTCATGTTCCTCCAAAAAACTCAAAAGAAATTGCAAACGCTGTAAATACAATTGTTTCACAGGACTGGAAAAATAAAAAAAATGATATAATAATTAATAGAGCTAAAGATTTTGATATTAAAGTGTTTCAAAGAAAAATTAAAAAAATATTAGAGGTGTAA